One region of Triticum aestivum cultivar Chinese Spring chromosome 6B, IWGSC CS RefSeq v2.1, whole genome shotgun sequence genomic DNA includes:
- the LOC123135999 gene encoding uncharacterized protein — translation MLSSRSSILPDLLYFTGCLPCPPPPSPRLKSIPFPFPESPNPPAAAVKPSPRRRGEMVLWEITAITAYFLGLRRTYRLALRGQRRLIGPNHPRLRDFVYRRTRSIFDVAVSVHKNIQERDLEVGRNVGNAVLRWLDRMKPSAQIRPHPPGPPGGPPEQLRHLSTMNKAAGAQKPASKTSTHDSSGKMLFSPLNIRPKSFPILPTMMQSTRISVSNQCRRLSSSPFPSVTARRKDMMDGVFRKDIAQLMV, via the exons ATGCTTTCTTCCCGATCCTCCATCCTTCCAGATTTACTTTACTTTACTGGCTGTTTGccttgcccccctcccccctccccacgACTCAAATCGATCCCCTTCCCCTTCCCCGAATCCCCaaatccgcccgccgccgccgtaaAACCTTCTCCCCGCCGCCGCGGAGAGATGGTGCTGTGGGAGATCACCGCCATCACCGCCTACTTCCTCGGCCTCCGCCGCACCTACCGCCTCGCGCTCCGCGGCCAGCGCCGCCTCATCGGGCCCAACCACCCCAGGCTCCGCGACTTCGTCTACAG GCGGACACGTTCTATATTCGACGTCGCAGTCTCAGTGCACAAGAACATTCAGGAGAGGGACTTGGAAGTTGGTCGGAACGTCGGAAACGCGGTCCTTCGCTGGCTCGACCGCATGAAGCCATCAGCACAGATCCGGCCCCACCCTCCAGGCCCGCCAGGCGGCCCCCCGGAGCAACTCAGGCACCTTTCGACCATGAATAAGGCCGCAGGAGCTCAGAAGCCCGCCTCCAAGACCTCGACGCACGACTCGAGTGGCAAGATGCTGTTCTCACCCCTGAACATCCGGCCTAAGTCCTTCCCTATCCTCCCCACGATGATGCAGTCCACGAGGATCAGCGTGAGCAACCAGTGCAGGCGCCTCTCCAGCTCGCCGTTCCCGTCCGTCACCGCCAGGAGGAAGGACATGATGGATGGCGTCTTCCGGAAGGACATCGCCCAGCTAATGGTGTAA